From Oscillatoria sp. FACHB-1407, one genomic window encodes:
- a CDS encoding sensor histidine kinase: MLTSVFHAPLLDVALQRLLNPLVASAMFIPHGHCYLWKPELLWLHILSDGWIALAYYSIPITLVIFVRKRQDLPFDWVFLLFGAFIVACGTTHLLEIWTLWHPTYWLSGFVKSITALVSVSTAVLLIPLVPKALALPSPALLEVTNRELEREIAERRKSEARYRAIVEDQTELITRFQPDGTLLFVNDAYCRYFGLQPDQIIGQQYQPVIYEADREKVAQAVATMSLDNPMVTIENRVIVGDGVRWTQWINRALFDQNQQFIEFQSVGRDVTERKQAEIALENSQRFIQKIADTAPVLLYVYDFIENQMIYSNRDTANLLNRQGNLTDTDNDAAKDYALRASLHLDDLVQVSEWRQQWYTMTEGNVLQREYRLNQGNGESRYFQCQETLFSRTDEGAPQQVLGVAVDITDRKMLQKLQASLKEKQVLLQEIHHRVKNNLQIVYSLLRLQTRHSSDPHLISSLLESQNRIKSIALVHEKLYRSDDIAKIDFSQYINSLAAYLFSAYKVDSNAIALETEIDSIILGIGQAVPCGLIINELVSNALKYAFPGNLRGTITITLHTQEQSQIVLCVKDNGVGLPESLDLTEPTSLGLQLVQDFVDQLDGNIQIDRSPGTTFTVTFSSETRS, translated from the coding sequence ATGCTGACCTCCGTGTTTCACGCTCCTCTGCTTGACGTTGCCCTTCAACGGTTGCTTAATCCACTCGTTGCATCTGCCATGTTTATTCCCCATGGACATTGCTATCTGTGGAAACCTGAACTGCTGTGGTTGCACATTTTGTCTGATGGATGGATTGCCCTGGCTTATTACTCCATTCCCATTACCCTCGTCATCTTTGTTCGCAAACGACAGGACTTACCCTTTGATTGGGTGTTTTTGTTGTTTGGGGCATTTATTGTCGCCTGTGGCACAACCCATTTGTTAGAGATCTGGACGCTGTGGCATCCTACATATTGGCTCTCTGGCTTTGTCAAATCTATTACAGCTCTGGTTTCAGTCAGCACAGCGGTGTTACTCATTCCCCTCGTGCCAAAGGCTCTTGCTCTGCCTAGCCCAGCCCTGTTAGAGGTGACCAATCGAGAGTTAGAACGGGAAATCGCAGAACGGCGCAAAAGCGAAGCACGATATCGGGCGATCGTTGAAGACCAGACGGAGTTAATTACTCGATTTCAACCGGATGGCACATTGTTGTTTGTTAACGATGCATACTGCCGTTATTTTGGGTTACAGCCAGACCAAATTATTGGTCAGCAATATCAACCTGTTATCTATGAAGCCGATCGCGAAAAAGTTGCTCAAGCGGTTGCGACCATGAGTCTTGACAATCCGATGGTCACAATCGAAAACCGAGTGATTGTGGGTGACGGAGTTCGGTGGACTCAGTGGATCAATCGAGCCTTGTTTGATCAAAATCAGCAGTTTATTGAGTTTCAATCGGTTGGACGGGATGTAACGGAGCGTAAGCAAGCTGAAATAGCTCTAGAGAATAGCCAACGATTTATTCAAAAGATTGCAGATACGGCTCCTGTATTGCTATATGTCTACGACTTCATTGAAAACCAGATGATTTATAGCAATCGGGACACAGCAAATTTACTGAATCGACAGGGTAATTTAACGGATACGGACAACGATGCAGCAAAAGATTATGCATTGCGTGCTTCATTACATTTGGATGATTTAGTGCAAGTTAGCGAATGGCGACAACAGTGGTATACCATGACTGAAGGAAACGTTTTGCAGCGAGAATATCGTTTGAATCAAGGTAACGGAGAATCACGTTATTTTCAATGTCAGGAAACGTTATTTTCACGGACAGATGAGGGAGCACCACAACAAGTTTTGGGTGTTGCTGTAGATATTACCGATCGCAAGATGCTGCAAAAACTGCAAGCGTCATTAAAAGAGAAACAAGTACTGCTGCAAGAGATTCATCACCGGGTTAAAAACAACTTGCAAATTGTCTACAGTCTATTGCGGCTTCAGACTCGTCATAGTTCCGATCCGCACTTGATCAGCAGTTTATTAGAGAGTCAAAACCGGATTAAATCAATCGCCCTGGTTCATGAAAAGCTATATCGCTCAGATGATATAGCAAAGATTGATTTTTCCCAATACATCAATAGCCTTGCAGCGTATCTATTCAGTGCTTATAAGGTTGACTCCAATGCGATCGCCCTGGAGACTGAGATTGATTCGATTATTTTGGGCATTGGTCAAGCGGTGCCCTGCGGGTTGATTATCAATGAACTGGTATCAAATGCTTTGAAATATGCATTTCCGGGTAATCTCAGGGGAACAATTACGATAACGTTGCACACCCAAGAACAGTCTCAAATTGTTCTCTGTGTCAAAGACAATGGGGTTGGTCTTCCTGAATCCCTTGACTTAACTGAGCCAACGTCCCTGGGGTTACAACTAGTTCAAGATTTTGTCGATCAGTTGGATGGCAACATTCAGATTGACCGATCGCCTGGGACAACCTTTACAGTGACCTTTTCATCGGAAACCCGCTCTTGA
- a CDS encoding hybrid sensor histidine kinase/response regulator produces MVRILLVEDERIIARDIRLSLENLGYTVAAIASSGEEAIAKAAELQPDLILMDIRLETEMDGIQAAAHIWRDFQIPFIYATGYSDRSTLERAKVTNPFGYILKPIEERELYVAVETALQRFQLSIELQRREEWLTAILRGMGDGVIVVNADAQVTFLNSVAEQLLSTSQEAVYNHPISDVFQIVHEETLAPVENPVMAALNQGEIKALPDHTLLIAGNGRMIPIADSAAPLRDEHYTITGAVLVFRDITEKRQAEERSAALALNQQLQNQMAEMQRLNQLKDDFLSTVSHELRTPLANIKMAVRMLEVILNQPTQHPSHQKERTDRYLQILQDQCDRELNLVNDLLDFQKLSGDTYNIQLTTVPLAEWIHQLTEGFQARLHNRQLTLHTQLAPDLPAIAVDIVALDRMVTELLNNACKYSPPGEQIVITIAPVESQIQLDICNTGVEIAPDEFDRIFEPFYRIPQSDRWRQGGTGLGLSLVKKLATVLGGSIQVESTPNQTCFTLRLPLQPQETSPS; encoded by the coding sequence ATGGTACGAATTTTGCTGGTTGAGGACGAACGGATCATTGCCAGAGACATTCGGCTGTCGCTCGAAAACTTAGGCTACACGGTGGCTGCGATCGCCAGTTCAGGTGAGGAAGCGATCGCCAAAGCAGCCGAACTTCAACCCGATCTCATCTTGATGGATATTCGCCTTGAGACTGAGATGGATGGCATCCAAGCTGCTGCTCACATCTGGAGAGATTTTCAGATCCCGTTCATCTATGCCACAGGCTACTCCGATCGCAGCACCCTGGAACGGGCAAAAGTCACTAACCCATTTGGCTACATTCTCAAACCCATTGAAGAACGAGAGCTATACGTAGCCGTGGAAACGGCTCTCCAACGCTTTCAACTCAGCATTGAGTTGCAACGGCGGGAGGAGTGGCTGACGGCTATTTTACGGGGCATGGGAGATGGCGTGATTGTGGTCAATGCCGATGCTCAGGTGACTTTTCTCAATTCAGTCGCAGAGCAGTTGTTGAGCACTTCTCAAGAAGCGGTTTACAACCACCCCATCAGTGATGTGTTTCAGATAGTGCATGAAGAGACGCTGGCACCTGTTGAGAACCCGGTCATGGCGGCTCTCAACCAGGGTGAGATCAAGGCTTTGCCAGACCACACTCTGTTAATTGCCGGAAACGGGCGAATGATCCCGATCGCCGATAGTGCAGCCCCCTTAAGAGATGAGCACTACACGATTACTGGAGCCGTTTTAGTGTTTCGGGATATCACCGAAAAGCGACAAGCTGAAGAGCGCAGTGCGGCTCTGGCTCTCAACCAGCAATTGCAAAACCAGATGGCTGAAATGCAACGGTTAAATCAGCTCAAAGATGACTTTTTGAGCACCGTTTCGCATGAGCTTCGCACGCCACTTGCCAACATTAAGATGGCAGTCCGAATGCTGGAAGTAATCCTGAACCAGCCAACTCAACATCCCTCTCATCAGAAAGAGCGGACAGACCGATATCTGCAAATTTTGCAGGATCAGTGCGATCGCGAACTGAATCTGGTGAATGACCTGTTGGATTTTCAGAAGCTCAGTGGAGATACCTACAACATTCAACTCACAACCGTTCCCCTGGCGGAATGGATTCATCAGCTAACTGAGGGCTTTCAAGCTCGACTGCACAATCGCCAACTAACTCTGCATACGCAACTGGCACCTGATCTACCCGCGATCGCCGTTGACATCGTTGCACTCGATCGCATGGTCACCGAACTCCTCAACAACGCCTGCAAATATAGCCCTCCCGGTGAACAAATTGTGATTACCATTGCCCCTGTTGAATCTCAGATTCAGCTGGATATTTGCAATACCGGAGTTGAGATTGCGCCAGACGAGTTTGATCGCATTTTTGAACCGTTCTATCGCATTCCTCAGAGCGATCGCTGGCGGCAGGGGGGAACGGGCCTGGGTTTGTCCCTGGTGAAAAAACTGGCAACGGTTTTGGGGGGAAGCATTCAGGTTGAGAGCACGCCAAATCAGACCTGCTTTACGTTGCGGCTACCGCTACAGCCCCAGGAGACTTCCCCCAGTTGA
- a CDS encoding C45 family autoproteolytic acyltransferase/hydolase, whose protein sequence is MPETVRFRREGWKPVASHREDRGIVKVVWLQGTPYEMGFQHGTLLRNEIDSLPRTTLDAVSFLGRHLGLASFAKKRCFNDVIEECEGLVAGAKGTGMTMSAALVFAFGDVFQEYFANTLPRIFNDGAGFPQGVLSDVACSQFIAAGKATKDGRLYHGRSLDNNGKPNEYWLKHPTVFVRQPNDGIPHVFIAVPGVVWPNSGMNAAGITIGLNTAHPKNITKLATTGRSHVQMMAHILRKANSYEEAKAFMQSQRRMAADLILIADGVSRKAGVFELIARSMGIREMGANGVLYMANHFVSPEMQGEDRDPPSRSSVIRHERFKQLLEPGSPHSRHGKIDPAIMIQILRDRINPFTLNESPSTIYDDNASIATNGVVRQEVFDSQRLLFWIATGEVPIPKNPFVGFSLGEMLNLPNAIPCQPLVYQ, encoded by the coding sequence ATGCCTGAAACCGTGCGCTTCCGTCGAGAGGGATGGAAACCTGTAGCATCTCACCGCGAAGATCGGGGTATTGTCAAAGTCGTTTGGCTCCAGGGAACTCCTTATGAGATGGGATTTCAACACGGCACACTACTACGTAATGAAATTGATTCCTTACCTAGAACAACACTGGATGCAGTGAGTTTTTTAGGAAGGCATTTGGGACTGGCAAGCTTTGCCAAAAAACGCTGCTTTAACGATGTCATCGAAGAGTGTGAAGGCTTAGTCGCCGGGGCAAAAGGCACCGGTATGACGATGAGTGCGGCTCTGGTGTTTGCCTTTGGGGATGTGTTTCAGGAGTACTTTGCTAACACGCTCCCCCGTATCTTTAACGACGGGGCAGGGTTTCCCCAGGGGGTATTGAGCGATGTTGCCTGCTCACAGTTCATTGCAGCAGGAAAAGCTACCAAAGACGGTCGTCTTTATCACGGGCGCAGTTTAGATAACAACGGTAAACCAAACGAATATTGGCTGAAGCATCCAACGGTCTTTGTTCGCCAGCCCAACGATGGCATTCCCCACGTATTTATCGCTGTGCCAGGTGTGGTATGGCCCAACTCTGGCATGAATGCTGCTGGGATTACGATTGGGCTGAATACGGCTCATCCTAAAAACATCACAAAGCTCGCGACAACTGGACGTAGCCACGTGCAGATGATGGCCCACATTTTGCGAAAGGCAAATAGCTATGAAGAAGCCAAAGCGTTTATGCAGTCACAACGCCGTATGGCAGCCGATCTAATCTTGATTGCCGATGGGGTTTCCCGAAAGGCAGGCGTGTTTGAGTTAATTGCTCGGTCGATGGGCATCCGAGAAATGGGTGCAAATGGAGTGTTATATATGGCAAATCACTTTGTGTCACCTGAGATGCAGGGTGAAGACCGCGATCCCCCCAGTCGGTCGAGCGTGATTCGGCATGAGCGGTTTAAGCAGTTGTTAGAACCGGGTAGCCCCCATTCTCGCCATGGCAAGATTGACCCAGCTATCATGATTCAGATTTTGCGCGATCGCATCAATCCCTTTACGTTAAACGAAAGCCCATCCACGATCTACGATGACAACGCTAGCATCGCCACCAATGGTGTGGTGCGCCAGGAAGTGTTTGATTCGCAACGATTGCTGTTTTGGATAGCGACGGGTGAGGTGCCGATCCCCAAAAATCCATTTGTCGGCTTTTCACTGGGCGAGATGTTGAATCTGCCCAATGCCATTCCCTGTCAACCTCTGGTCTATCAGTAA
- a CDS encoding PAS domain-containing protein translates to MRKLYGYGIALLSVLVALILTLSLESLLQPTVLVLFYLVPLFSAFYGGHKSGLVSVLLAGVISRYFFFEPRHTYALPNGSSAFRLVIFVAVLWLIGFVSASLRDAKRQAEQSLDQLRDSEEHLKRIKERFELATSTVKGLVYEWNSKTNLIERTQGLVDLIGYDPEEADPSPDWWYQLVHPDDQADLRQTNREAFAKGDTGFAVEYRIRHRNGQYRYVWDRARIERDRTGEPIRVIGFNLDITDRKSAEDALRESEARFRMMADTAPMLVWMSGVDQQHNYFNKTWLDFTERTLEQEMGNGWITGIHPDDRQYYLKTYRAAFDARQPFSMDYRLQRHDGDYRWMLDKGVPRFTPDGEFLGYIGSCIDISDLKYAEETQRYLAEVSNLLSSSLDYETTLISVAQLTVPRLADWCTVHMLEEDGTVQPLAIAHVNPEKVAWAQKLNQKYPFDPKQPRGVAQVLRTGRPELYPYISDALLEASARDAEHLEALREVGFSSAMIVPLATQEQILGAISFIYAESGQHYNQTDLTLAMELARRAALAVDNARLYRTAQQDREKAEAANRSKDEFLATLSHELRTPLNAMLGWMQLLNHRQLDESTEKRALETVLRNTKVLKTIIEDLLDVSRITSGKLRLNVRPLELTSVIEAAIDAVRPAAIAKQIQLQLTSPDLPADSPDPGFNDYAGLTSANLPPDDLGTSLYQVMGDPDRLQQVIWNLLSNAVKFTDRGGQIEVRVSIVNHQSPTANEGQPSVVQDPGVTTGDDRQLALYHTPLPQAQIQIVDTGIGISPDFLPHVFERFRQADMSTTKIHGGLGLGLAIVRHLVEMHGGTVWVESEGLGKGSTFTVHLPLLSSQLQEPGKPNSTPLPVHSPSQRLTNL, encoded by the coding sequence GTGAGAAAGCTGTATGGTTATGGAATTGCGCTCTTAAGCGTTTTGGTAGCACTGATACTAACGCTGAGCCTGGAGTCTTTGCTACAACCAACAGTTTTGGTTTTATTCTATCTGGTTCCTCTCTTTAGTGCCTTTTATGGTGGGCATAAATCAGGGCTTGTCTCCGTTCTGTTGGCAGGTGTGATCAGCCGATACTTCTTCTTTGAGCCTCGACACACCTATGCACTGCCGAATGGTAGCAGTGCCTTTCGATTGGTCATATTTGTTGCGGTATTGTGGCTGATTGGTTTTGTCAGTGCTTCATTGCGGGACGCCAAGCGACAAGCGGAGCAAAGCCTGGATCAGTTACGCGACAGTGAAGAACATCTAAAACGCATCAAAGAGCGGTTTGAGTTAGCGACATCAACCGTAAAGGGTCTGGTGTATGAGTGGAACTCTAAAACTAATTTGATCGAACGCACGCAGGGACTGGTAGATCTGATCGGGTATGACCCCGAAGAGGCAGATCCGTCACCCGACTGGTGGTATCAATTAGTTCACCCAGATGATCAGGCGGATTTACGTCAGACCAACCGGGAGGCATTTGCTAAGGGTGATACGGGCTTTGCTGTGGAATACCGGATTCGTCACCGCAATGGGCAATACCGCTATGTGTGGGATCGGGCACGAATTGAACGCGATCGCACCGGTGAACCCATTCGGGTGATCGGCTTTAATCTCGACATCACCGATCGCAAATCGGCTGAGGATGCGCTGCGAGAGAGCGAAGCCCGCTTTCGGATGATGGCAGATACCGCACCGATGTTGGTGTGGATGTCGGGAGTTGATCAACAACACAACTATTTCAACAAGACCTGGCTCGATTTCACAGAACGGACATTAGAGCAGGAAATGGGTAACGGTTGGATCACAGGAATACACCCAGACGATCGCCAGTATTACCTCAAAACCTACAGAGCGGCGTTTGATGCACGACAACCCTTTTCCATGGATTATCGGTTGCAGCGACACGATGGAGATTATCGCTGGATGCTCGATAAGGGGGTGCCCCGATTCACTCCCGATGGTGAGTTTTTGGGCTACATCGGCAGTTGTATTGATATCAGCGATCTCAAATATGCCGAGGAGACACAGCGTTATCTGGCGGAGGTCAGTAATCTGCTCAGCAGTTCCCTTGACTATGAAACCACGCTGATCAGTGTGGCGCAGTTGACGGTTCCCCGTTTGGCGGATTGGTGTACGGTGCATATGTTGGAGGAAGATGGAACAGTACAACCACTGGCGATCGCCCATGTGAATCCTGAAAAGGTAGCCTGGGCACAAAAGCTCAATCAAAAGTATCCATTTGACCCTAAACAACCGCGTGGTGTGGCTCAGGTCTTGCGGACTGGGCGACCGGAGCTTTATCCCTACATTTCAGATGCACTACTGGAGGCGTCGGCACGGGATGCAGAACACCTGGAAGCCCTGCGCGAGGTTGGATTTAGTTCTGCCATGATTGTGCCGCTTGCAACCCAGGAGCAGATTCTGGGGGCTATCTCGTTTATCTATGCTGAGTCTGGGCAGCACTACAACCAGACTGATCTCACTTTGGCAATGGAGTTAGCTCGTCGAGCCGCTTTAGCGGTTGATAATGCACGACTCTATCGCACGGCTCAGCAAGATCGGGAAAAAGCAGAAGCCGCCAACCGCAGTAAAGATGAGTTTTTAGCAACGCTGTCGCATGAGTTACGGACACCGCTAAACGCAATGCTGGGTTGGATGCAACTCCTCAACCATCGCCAACTGGATGAGTCAACGGAAAAACGGGCACTGGAAACCGTGCTTCGCAACACAAAGGTGCTAAAGACCATCATTGAAGATTTGCTGGATGTCTCTCGCATCACCAGTGGCAAGCTGCGGCTCAATGTTCGTCCACTGGAGTTGACATCGGTGATCGAAGCGGCGATCGATGCTGTGCGACCTGCGGCGATCGCCAAACAGATTCAATTACAGCTAACGTCGCCAGACCTGCCAGCCGATTCACCCGATCCTGGTTTCAACGACTATGCGGGTCTGACCTCGGCAAATCTACCACCCGATGATCTTGGCACATCCCTCTATCAAGTGATGGGTGATCCCGATCGCCTGCAACAAGTCATCTGGAATCTGCTCTCCAACGCCGTTAAGTTTACTGATCGCGGTGGACAGATCGAGGTCAGGGTGTCCATCGTAAATCATCAATCACCTACGGCTAATGAGGGGCAACCGTCAGTGGTTCAAGATCCGGGGGTCACGACTGGTGACGATAGGCAACTGGCACTCTATCACACCCCCTTACCCCAGGCTCAGATTCAAATTGTTGATACAGGCATCGGTATTAGCCCTGATTTCCTGCCCCATGTCTTTGAGCGGTTTCGTCAAGCCGATATGAGTACTACCAAAATCCATGGAGGGTTAGGTTTAGGGTTGGCGATCGTCCGTCATCTAGTCGAGATGCACGGGGGGACGGTCTGGGTTGAGAGTGAAGGTCTTGGCAAAGGCAGCACTTTCACCGTTCACTTGCCTCTCCTGTCATCACAACTTCAAGAACCGGGCAAACCCAATTCCACTCCTTTACCCGTCCACTCCCCTTCCCAAAGGTTAACGAATTTGTAG
- a CDS encoding type II toxin-antitoxin system HicB family antitoxin, with protein MLTYQGYTSDIKIDVESKTLHGQILGIKDVVTFEGDTVEKLEKEFHKSVDAYIKFCAEIGQKPDKPFSGKLPFRTTPEVHRAIYLAAAKTKKSINSWMEDVLKQAAEKTLSS; from the coding sequence ATGTTGACTTATCAAGGGTATACATCAGACATCAAAATAGACGTAGAGTCTAAGACGCTACATGGGCAGATCTTAGGCATCAAAGATGTCGTGACCTTTGAAGGAGACACAGTTGAAAAACTGGAGAAGGAATTTCATAAGTCCGTCGATGCCTACATCAAATTTTGTGCTGAGATTGGACAAAAGCCAGACAAACCCTTTTCAGGTAAATTACCCTTTCGGACAACACCAGAAGTGCATCGAGCCATTTATCTTGCTGCTGCAAAAACGAAAAAGAGCATTAATTCCTGGATGGAAGACGTCTTAAAACAAGCCGCAGAAAAGACTCTAAGTTCTTGA